Proteins encoded within one genomic window of Akkermansiaceae bacterium:
- a CDS encoding FAD-dependent oxidoreductase: MKFPLILCTAILATPLSAAPQTPNPGLKYYYPVPAANPAQVIQADVCVYGGTPGGVSAAVQSARMGKKAVLVVMRRHVGGMTSGGLTATDIGNRKAVGGFANEVYGKIGMTAGFRPSQAEAAFLHFLKEAGVEIYYEHRLKDVVKEGNRITSITFENGNSVKAKMFVDSTYEGDLFAKAGVSHHVGRESNATYGETINGIQFRNAHNFNVRVDPYVKPGDPASGLLPGISAEDPGKAGDGDKKIQAYNFRFQLWDGPDRLPFPKPDGYDRGRFALYERYLKTTKTPPAPFRLRNGDCNNVGGYSTDNIGANYAWPEADYETREKIFQDHVNYQKGLAYFATNDPEVPQGVRDRMKAWGLMPGEFPETGGFPHELYVREGRRMISDHVMTEAECRSMKVVADSIGLAAYTMDSHNCQRVVIDGAVRNEGDVQVRVPRPYPISYRSIVPKEAECANLLVSVCLSSSHIAYGSIRMEPVFMILGQSAATAASLAIDGKTSVQKVDYAKLSERLLADQQILKWDAPPLSAEETAGAPEGIEVDDTAAAKTGKWNEATSGNYLHDADKDKGTKSITYTPDLPKDGNYDVYMTWKKTGNRATNVPVVITGANGEVAVTVDQRNKGGWVKIHSGPFKAGKTSSLTLSNKGTDGHVIADAVRWSPVK; encoded by the coding sequence ATGAAATTTCCTCTCATCCTCTGCACCGCCATCCTGGCGACCCCATTGTCCGCCGCGCCCCAGACGCCCAATCCCGGCCTGAAGTACTACTACCCGGTGCCCGCCGCGAACCCCGCGCAGGTCATCCAGGCGGACGTCTGCGTCTACGGCGGCACGCCGGGCGGAGTCTCCGCCGCGGTCCAGTCCGCCCGCATGGGAAAAAAGGCGGTGCTGGTGGTCATGCGCCGCCACGTGGGCGGGATGACCTCAGGCGGCCTCACCGCCACGGACATCGGCAACCGCAAGGCGGTCGGCGGATTCGCCAATGAGGTCTATGGAAAGATCGGCATGACGGCCGGATTCCGGCCATCCCAGGCGGAGGCGGCTTTCCTCCATTTCCTGAAGGAGGCCGGAGTGGAGATTTACTATGAACACCGTTTGAAGGACGTCGTGAAGGAGGGCAACCGGATTACCTCCATCACCTTCGAGAACGGCAACAGCGTGAAGGCGAAGATGTTCGTGGACTCCACCTATGAGGGGGATCTGTTCGCGAAGGCCGGTGTCTCCCACCACGTGGGCCGGGAGTCGAACGCGACCTACGGGGAAACCATCAACGGAATCCAGTTCCGGAACGCGCACAACTTCAACGTCAGGGTGGATCCTTATGTGAAACCGGGAGATCCCGCCAGCGGCCTGCTGCCCGGCATTTCCGCCGAAGATCCCGGAAAGGCCGGAGACGGTGACAAGAAGATCCAGGCCTACAACTTCCGCTTCCAGCTCTGGGACGGACCGGACCGCCTGCCTTTCCCGAAGCCGGACGGCTATGACCGCGGCCGCTTCGCGCTGTATGAGCGCTACCTGAAGACCACCAAGACGCCACCGGCCCCGTTCAGGCTCCGCAACGGTGACTGCAACAACGTCGGCGGCTACTCGACCGACAACATCGGCGCGAACTATGCCTGGCCGGAGGCGGACTATGAAACGCGCGAGAAGATCTTCCAGGACCACGTGAACTACCAGAAGGGGCTGGCCTACTTCGCCACCAACGATCCGGAAGTTCCGCAGGGCGTCCGCGACAGGATGAAGGCCTGGGGCCTGATGCCGGGTGAATTTCCGGAAACCGGCGGCTTTCCGCATGAACTCTACGTCCGCGAGGGCCGCCGCATGATCTCCGACCATGTGATGACGGAGGCGGAGTGCCGCAGCATGAAGGTCGTGGCGGACTCCATCGGACTGGCCGCCTACACCATGGACTCCCACAACTGCCAGCGCGTGGTCATCGACGGCGCGGTGCGGAATGAAGGGGACGTCCAGGTCCGCGTCCCGCGCCCCTACCCCATCAGCTACCGCAGCATCGTCCCGAAGGAAGCGGAGTGCGCGAACCTCCTTGTCAGCGTCTGCCTTTCCTCCTCCCACATCGCCTATGGTTCCATCCGCATGGAGCCGGTGTTCATGATCCTGGGGCAGTCGGCCGCAACGGCGGCGTCCCTCGCCATCGATGGCAAGACGTCCGTCCAGAAAGTGGACTACGCGAAGCTGAGCGAACGCCTGCTGGCCGACCAACAGATCCTCAAATGGGATGCCCCGCCGCTCAGCGCGGAGGAGACCGCCGGCGCGCCGGAAGGCATCGAGGTGGATGACACCGCCGCCGCCAAGACCGGAAAATGGAATGAGGCGACCTCAGGCAACTACCTGCATGACGCGGACAAGGACAAGGGCACCAAGTCCATCACCTACACCCCGGATCTGCCGAAGGATGGCAACTACGACGTGTACATGACCTGGAAGAAAACCGGCAACCGCGCGACGAACGTGCCGGTGGTCATCACCGGAGCCAACGGCGAGGTGGCCGTGACCGTGGACCAGCGCAACAAAGGCGGTTGGGTGAAGATCCACTCCGGGCCGTTCAAGGCCGGAAAAACCTCCAGCCTGACCCTTTCCAACAAGGGCACCGACGGCCATGTCATCGCGGATGCGGTGCGCTGGTCGCCGGTGAAATGA